The Aquincola tertiaricarbonis genomic sequence CTGTCCGCCGAGCCCGTGGACATGCGGGCTGGACCCGAGCGGCTGCTGGCGCGCGTGGTGCAAGTGTTCGGCGTGGCGCACGCTCACCACGGCTATCTGTTCGCCAATGCCCGTGGCACCCGCGTCAAGCTGCTCATGCATGACGGCTTCGGGCTGTGGTGCGCGTCGCGGCGCTTGAACAGCGGGCGATTCGTGTGGCCCGTCGCTGGCGGCGTGGCGCCCTCGTGGACGCTGACGCAGGCGCAGTTCGATGCCCTGATGCTGGGCCTGCCGTGGCAGCGGCTTCATGAGCTCAGCGCCATCACG encodes the following:
- the tnpB gene encoding IS66 family insertion sequence element accessory protein TnpB (TnpB, as the term is used for proteins encoded by IS66 family insertion elements, is considered an accessory protein, since TnpC, encoded by a neighboring gene, is a DDE family transposase.); amino-acid sequence: MIRIDAMWLSAEPVDMRAGPERLLARVVQVFGVAHAHHGYLFANARGTRVKLLMHDGFGLWCASRRLNSGRFVWPVAGGVAPSWTLTQAQFDALMLGLPWQRLHELSAITRA